TTCTCGTCTTGCGTGCGCAGGGCATCGGTGTTCCTGCCTCCCACGCGCCACTACTCGGACTCGTATTCAACATCACCTACACGCTCGCCTCCTGGCCGTCGGGCAAGCTGTCCGATCGCGCCGCGCGCGCGCACGCGGGCCCCTCCGCATGGAGATACGGCACCGCATCCGCAGGACTGCTCGTCTTTGCGGGGGTGTATTGGACGTTTGCAGCGGCACCGTCGTCTTCAGTGCTCTACGCCGCCATGGCGTTCTACGGGTTGTACTATGCCCTGACGCAGCCCGTCTTAAAGGCGATGGTTGTGGATGCGGTTCCACGCGAAGCGCGGGGACGCGCCTTTGGAATGTTCTACTTTGTCACAAGCGTGGCGGCGCTGCTGGCCAGCGTCATCACCGGGGCGTTGTGGAAAGAGTTCGGTGCGGCGCTGCCGTTTCAAGTCTCTGCCGTTCTGGCAGTTGTTGCCGCAGTCATGCTGCTGGCCGCGCCGAAGGTGCTGCGCCGGCATGGCTTGCGGCGAGCGCCTCGAAGCACGGCTTAGACCTTCATCAGAGATCGAGCGGAACGCGCATGCTGCGCGCGTGAGACGGCGTATGTAACGAGCAGCGCCATCGCGCCGCCGGCGCAGTCGATCACTACGTCGTGGAAAGTGCCCGTCCGTGACGGCAGGAACACCTGATGGAACTCATCACTTGCAGCGACAATTACCGTGCTCGCGAAGGCCAGAGATGCCCACCTCTTACTCCAAAACCATTCCCAGTCGTACGCTAGCAGCGATCGTTCCGCCCGTGCCGTGCCTCGCAGCGCACGGAAGGAGACCAGGCACAACAACGCGTATCCGATAAAGTGCCCGAGTTTGCGCAGGACGGCATGAATCAACAGAAATCTTTCTTCGCTTAGAGCATGTCCCGCCAACGTGACGGAAATCCAGTTCAGAACAGGGCGCAGCAAGCCTCCCGTCTCGTTGGCGGAGAAAAAATCCGTCGACTCAACAACGATGACCGCAACCATGAGAGCCACGGGGAGCCAGTAGTTGAGCAGTAGACGCGCCGTGAGCTTGGACAAAAAGAAACCTCTACGTAGACGGAGGGAGGAACTATGCCTGCCCTGAAATGCATCAGCTATTCGATGCGATAGTTCGGAGCTTCGCGCGTGATCGTCACGTCATGAACGTGGCTCTCGCGCAATCCTGCGCCGCTGATGCGTATAAAGCGCGCCTTCTCTTGCAGCTCACAGATGCTCCCGCAGCCAACGTAGCCCATGCCGCTGCGGAGCCCTCCCACCATCTGGTGGATCATCATCGCTACCGTGCCACGGTACGGAACGCGTCCTTCGATGCCTTCCGGAACAAGCTTGCCCAGACGGTTGCCTTCATCAAGGCTGTCCGTCATCCGATTGCTGAAATCGTTTCCGTTGTCGTTATCCACGCTCTGGAAGTAGCGCTCGCTGGAACCAGCGGCCATGGCGGCGAGTGAACCCATGCCCCGGTAGGCCTTGAATGTGCGGCCCTGGTACAAGATCGTTTCGCCGGGACTCTCTTCAGTGCCGGCCAGCAACGAGCCGATCATGACGAGACTCGCTCCTGCGGCGAGCGCCTTGGTCATGTCGCCCGAGTACTTGATGCCGCCGTCGGCGATAACCGGTATGTTGGCTTCGCGCGCGGCGCGTGCAGCTTCTGCGATGGCCGTAATCTGCGGAACGCCAGCGCCTGTCACAACGCGCGTCGTGCAGATGGAGCCCGGCCCAATGCCAACCTTCACGGCATCTGCGCCGGCGGAAATCATCTCGGCAGCGCCATCGTAGGTAGCAACGTTGCCGGCAATCAGGTCAACATCCGGCAGCTTGGATTTGATGGTGCGGATGGCATCCAGCACGCGGGTGGAGTGGCCGTGCGCGCTATCAATCGCGAGCAGATCGACCTTGTTGCGAAACAGTTCCTGCGCGCGCTCAAGAAAATCTCCCGTGGCTCCGATTGCGCCACCGACGCGCAGGCGTCCTTGCGCGTCCTTCGCAGCACTCGGATACTTCAACTTCTTCTGGATGTCTTTGACCGTGATCAGGCCCTTGAGGGTGTACTTATCGTCTACAACCAGGAGCTTCTCGATGCGATGCTTGTGCAGGATCTTTTCGGCATCCTCGAGCGTCGTGCCGACCGGCACCGTGACGAGATCTTCCTTGGTCATCACTTTGCTGATCGGAATGTCGGTGCGCGTTTCGAATCGAAGGTCCCGGTTCGTGAGAATGCCGACAAGTTTTTTGTTCTTCGTGATGGGTACGCCGGAGATGCGATAGCGCCGCATGACTTCGAGCGCGTCGGAGATCTTGTCGTCGGGCGACATCGTGATCGGATCGACGATCATCCCGCTCTCGGAGCGCTTCACCTTGTCGATTTCGCCCGCTTGCTGCTCGATCGTGAGATTGCGGTGCACGACGCCCAGTCCGCCCTGCTGCGCCAGAGCGATCGCCATTCGCGACTCAGTCACGGTATCCATCGCTGAGCTGATAATGGGAATGTTCAGGCGGATGTTCCGCGTGAGTTGCGTTTGCGTATTGACGGTTGCGGGGATGACATCGGACTTCGCGGGCAGCAGCAACACGTCGTCAAACGTGAGGGCCTCGGGCACGGGGAAATGAATCATATTTTTGTTTTCCAGGAGGGTAACAAATCATTGTAGATATTCGGAGCGGGGAAAGGCAAACGCATCGCTCCGGAGTAAGGTCGGTGTTAAGTGAGAAAGGCTGCCGATTAATCCACAATTCATTACGCTCCGAAGAGATTTCGCGTTAAGTTTCGCGTAAGCGTGCCGTGATGAGAAACCGTCAGGAATTCGTGCATGAGCACCGCCCCAACGGATTGGTCATCTCAACCTGCGCCTGCTGCGCAAAGCTCGTTGGCGGGAGTGCGGTAATGACGAATCTCGCGATCATTGAACAGGTACATGTAGCGATCTGCCTGGAAGGTCAGCAGCAGTTGCAACTCAGGTCCAGCACTGCCGCGCAGACTTGCCGATCTCACGCACTGGGCTGCACGGATTGCGTGAACCAGACTCTGCCTTGTGACAGTTATCCAGGTAAACCGATGTGGCACGCCGGCAAAGCTTGTGGGAAGGCAGCTTAATATGCTGCCCTAAGTTTACGTTTGATGCGTTTCTGGCCAAGCCACTTCGATGTGGTACAAGTCTGTAGTCCAGGCAAAATCTCTGCTCGTGGAACCGTGCGAGCTGCTTTTGCATCTAATAGCCTGGCCTGCGGTTCAGTTGTTTTTTGCATTACGGGGGCGTATATTCGTAACTGGTAGTTGTGGCGAAGTACCCCGTTTGGCGAAGCACATCGGTGGGCGAGAGCCCACTTTTTATTTAGCTCCCCTTCAACTGGTGATTGGCCAACACAGGCTGACCGTTGGGCCTTACGGGGAGAGTACGGGCATAAGGTCCACAGTTTCCGTGGAACCCCTTCTGCGGCGAGAGCAAGAGAATGGCGTTCGATATTGAAAAGGTACGAGGGATTGCCGAACGGGTTGCTGAGTCGAGCGGCCTTGAGGTTGTCGATCTGGAGATGCAGGGCGGTGGCCCTGCGCGGATGTTGCGTGTGTTTATCGACAAGCCTGAGGGCGTCACTCACGAAGACTGCTCGCAGTTTAGCCGTGAGTTCGGAACCATTCTTGACGTGGAAGACGCCATACCCGGCGCGGCGTATACGCTGGAGATATCTTCGCCAGGACTTGACCGAAGGCTGATCAAGGCGAAGGACTACGAGCGCTTCAAGGGCAGCCTGGTGAAGTTGACCACATTTGAGGCGGTGGGTGGCGACCGTCACTTCCAGGGCCGGCTGGAGAGTTTTGAGAATGGCCGTCTGAGCTTGGACCTGAGCGCAGGCAAGAAGCGCAAGAAGGGACAGGCGCTCGTCGATGCCAGGATTGAGATCGATTTGGCCAATATCGAGAAGGCCAATTTAGTTCCTGAAATCTAGACCCAGGTAATGGCGAAGGGCATTCGCGCTGCCCCATACGCGTAAGCGTGAAAATGCGAACGCGGGCAAGCGAGCGAACTACAAGAGAAGGTGGCAAGAGATATGGCGAGCGAACTGTACAACGTGATTGACGCGCTGAGCCGCGAAAAAGGTATCAATCCCGAGGTCGTGGTGTCGGCGGTTGAAGATGCCATTGTCGTTGCCACTCGCAAGTACTACAAGACCCAGGAAAGCCTCCGCGCCGTTCTCGACAAGGAGACGGGACAGATCCGCGCCTATGCCGTGAAGCAGATCGTTGCTTCTGATGACGACATTGAAGATGACAACCTGCAGATTGCGCTCGAAGAGGCGCAGGAGATCAATCCCGAAGCGGAAGTTGGCGGAGAGTTGATGATTGAGAAGCCGACGGACGTGCTCGGCCGCATCGCCGCGCAGCTCGCAAAGCAGGTCATCTTCCAGAAGGTACGCGAGGCGGAACGCGATACGGTTTACAACGAGTACATTAGCCGCGTCGGCGAAATCGTCAACGCCGCCGTGAAGCGCCAGGAAGGCCCGGACACGATCTTCGACATCGGCAAGGCCGAAGCTCGCATGCCGCGTAAGGAACAATCGAAGCTGGAGTCGTTCGCGGTCGGCGAGCGCGTCCGGGTTGTGATCACTCGCGTGGAGAAGGCGTCCAAGGGGCCGCAGGTTATCGTTTCGCGTGCTGCGCCCGAACTGGTGACTCACTTGTTCCAGACCGAAGTACCGGAGATTTACGACGGCACAGTCGTTATTCGCGCCATCGCTCGTGAAGCCGGAGAGCGCAGCAAGATTGCCGTCATGTCGAAAGACAAAGACGTGGACGCCGTCGGTGCCTGCGTTGGAATGAAAGGCATGCGCGTGCAGTCCATCATTCGCGAGCTTCGTGGCGAGAAGATCGACATCATCGAGTGGCATGAGGACGCGGTTACGTTTGCCGAGAAGGCGTTGCAGCCTGCGAAGGTTAGCCGCGTGACGGTGCTCGACGGACACGACAAGCAGCTTGAGGTCGTGGTGGATGACACCCAGCTCTCATTAGCGATTGGCAAGAAGGGGCAGAACGTGCGCCTAGCTGCCAAGT
The window above is part of the Clostridia bacterium genome. Proteins encoded here:
- a CDS encoding VanZ family protein; protein product: MSKLTARLLLNYWLPVALMVAVIVVESTDFFSANETGGLLRPVLNWISVTLAGHALSEERFLLIHAVLRKLGHFIGYALLCLVSFRALRGTARAERSLLAYDWEWFWSKRWASLAFASTVIVAASDEFHQVFLPSRTGTFHDVVIDCAGGAMALLVTYAVSRAQHARSARSLMKV
- the guaB gene encoding IMP dehydrogenase, which codes for MIHFPVPEALTFDDVLLLPAKSDVIPATVNTQTQLTRNIRLNIPIISSAMDTVTESRMAIALAQQGGLGVVHRNLTIEQQAGEIDKVKRSESGMIVDPITMSPDDKISDALEVMRRYRISGVPITKNKKLVGILTNRDLRFETRTDIPISKVMTKEDLVTVPVGTTLEDAEKILHKHRIEKLLVVDDKYTLKGLITVKDIQKKLKYPSAAKDAQGRLRVGGAIGATGDFLERAQELFRNKVDLLAIDSAHGHSTRVLDAIRTIKSKLPDVDLIAGNVATYDGAAEMISAGADAVKVGIGPGSICTTRVVTGAGVPQITAIAEAARAAREANIPVIADGGIKYSGDMTKALAAGASLVMIGSLLAGTEESPGETILYQGRTFKAYRGMGSLAAMAAGSSERYFQSVDNDNGNDFSNRMTDSLDEGNRLGKLVPEGIEGRVPYRGTVAMMIHQMVGGLRSGMGYVGCGSICELQEKARFIRISGAGLRESHVHDVTITREAPNYRIE
- the rimP gene encoding ribosome maturation factor RimP, translated to MAFDIEKVRGIAERVAESSGLEVVDLEMQGGGPARMLRVFIDKPEGVTHEDCSQFSREFGTILDVEDAIPGAAYTLEISSPGLDRRLIKAKDYERFKGSLVKLTTFEAVGGDRHFQGRLESFENGRLSLDLSAGKKRKKGQALVDARIEIDLANIEKANLVPEI
- the nusA gene encoding transcription termination factor NusA is translated as MASELYNVIDALSREKGINPEVVVSAVEDAIVVATRKYYKTQESLRAVLDKETGQIRAYAVKQIVASDDDIEDDNLQIALEEAQEINPEAEVGGELMIEKPTDVLGRIAAQLAKQVIFQKVREAERDTVYNEYISRVGEIVNAAVKRQEGPDTIFDIGKAEARMPRKEQSKLESFAVGERVRVVITRVEKASKGPQVIVSRAAPELVTHLFQTEVPEIYDGTVVIRAIAREAGERSKIAVMSKDKDVDAVGACVGMKGMRVQSIIRELRGEKIDIIEWHEDAVTFAEKALQPAKVSRVTVLDGHDKQLEVVVDDTQLSLAIGKKGQNVRLAAKLLGWKIDIKSEEEKRQEVEQQMTALVGGSSTPLERVEDLDAGVVEKLSAAGITTVEALADMTPEQLESIPGIGPKTVEKISIAVNNYFSSLESGEAADSAGNFDVPEDQPTGESSTREIDDVGPDSAGQSGDTEGLSTEADMSPESVSELVEEEQSLEASIISGVENAPPADEAEVTTHGDHPGEDDIAKEKL